A genome region from Cucumis sativus cultivar 9930 chromosome 4, Cucumber_9930_V3, whole genome shotgun sequence includes the following:
- the LOC101212228 gene encoding serine/threonine-protein kinase tricorner isoform X1 yields the protein MEDREGEEKAEEEVQGSSLTMEKVAAAKKFIENHYRAQMKNIQERKERRWMLERKLASSDVPKEEQINLIKDLERKETEFMRLKRHKICVDDFELLTIIGRGAFGEVRLCREKKSGDIYAMKKLKKSEMLMRGQVEHVRAERNLLAEVASHCIVKLYYSFQDAEYLYLIMEYLPGGDMMTLLMREDTLTENVAKFYIAQSVLAIESIHRHNYIHRDIKPDNLLLDKNGHMKLSDFGLCKPLDSLTLSALHENKAMDDENLAEPMDIDDNRSSWKSPSEQLHHWQMNRRKLAFSTVGTPDYIAPEVLLKKGYGMECDWWSLGAIMYEMLVGYPPFYSDDPITTCRKIVHWKNHLKFPEDAKLTIEAKDLICRLLCDVEHRLGTGGAYQIKAHPWFKDVVWDRLYEMEAAFKPEVNGELDTQNFMKFDELDPPIPGKRGSGPSRKMLLTPKDLSFVGYTYKNFDAVKGGLHDAQRLSMKQPPIDVLNGTGGDYTTELIGNDAEMQMVAVSGDPMLP from the exons ATGGAGGATCGGGAGGGGGAAGAGAAGGCAGAGGAAGAGGTGCAAGGTTCCAGCCTGACGATGGAGAAAGTGGCGGCGGCTAAGAAGTTTATAGAGAATCATTATAGAGCTCAGATGAAGAACATTCAAGAGCGGAAGGAGAG GCGATGGATGTTGGAAAGAAAGTTAGCCTCATCGGATGTGCCCAAGGAAGAACAAATCAATCTTATCAAAGATTTAGAACGGAAAGAAACTGAGTTTATGCGACTCAAAAGGCACAAGATTTGTGTTGATGATTTTGAGCTTTTAACCATCATTGGCAGGGGCGCTTTTGGTGAG GTTCGATTATGTCGTGAGAAGAAATCTGGTGATATATATGCaatgaagaagttgaaaaaatcTGAAATGCTGATGAGGGGACAG GTGGAACATGTTAGAGCAGAAAGGAATTTGTTAGCTGAAGTTGCCAGCCACTGCATAGTGAAGCTTTATTACTCATTTCAGGATGCTGAATACTTGTATTTGATCATGGAATATCTTCCAGGTGGAGATATGATGACTCTTCTTATGAGAGAAGACACATTGACCGAAAATGTAGCTAAATTTTACATTGCACAAAGTGTTCTAGCAATAGAATCCATCCATAGGCACAACTATATTCACAG GGATATAAAACCTGACAATCTTCTTCTGGACAAAAATGGTCACATGAAACTTTCTGATTTTGGTCTCTGTAAGCCACTGGATTCTTTAACCCTATCAGCACTACACGAAAATAAAGCCATGGATGATGAAAATTTGGCAGAACCCATGGATATTGATGATAATAGGAGCAGTTGGAAGAGTCCCAGCGAACAGTTACACCATTGGCAAATGAACCGAAGGAAATTG GCATTTTCAACAGTGGGAACACCAGATTATATTGCTCCAGAAGTATTGCTTAAAAAAGGATATGGGATGGAGTGTGACTG GTGGTCCCTTGGTGCAATTATGTATGAAATGCTCGTAGGTTACCCTCCATTTTACTCCGATGATCCAATCACCACCTGCAGAAAG ATTGTTCATTGGAAAAATCACTTGAAGTTTCCAGAAGATGCTAAGTTGACAATTGAAGCAAAGGATCTCATTTGTAGGTTGCTGTGCGATGTTGAGCATAGACTTGGTACTGGAGGAGCATACCAAATCAAA GCCCATCCATGGTTCAAAGATGTTGTCTGGGATAGGCTTTATGAAATGGAGGCAGCATTTAAGCCTGAGGTCAATGGAGAGCTCGATACTCAGaactttatgaaatttgatgaa TTGGATCCACCCATACCAGGAAAACGTGGCTCAGGACCGTCAAGGAAG ATGCTATTGACTCCCAAAGATCTCAGCTTTGTTGGATATACATACAAGAACTTCGATGCTGTCAAAGGAGGGCTTCATG ATGCTCAGAGATTATCAATGAAACAGCCTCCAATAGACGTATTAA ATGGCACCGGGGGAGACTACACAACCGAACTAATAGGAAACGATGCCGAAATGCAAATGGTAGCAGTATCAGGAGACCCCATGTTGCCATAA
- the LOC101215753 gene encoding aminopeptidase M1: MDQFKGQPRLPKFALPKRYDIYLKPDLCLCKFSGSVSIDIDILSDTRFLVLNAADLLVHHASVSFTNQESSKVIQPSSIQACEVSQILVLEFAETLPFGFGILRMDFEGILNDSMKGFYRSTYEHNGEKKNMAVTQFEPVDARRCFPCWDEPAFKATFKITLDVPSELIALSNMPILEEKVNGDLKTVSYEESPIMSTYLVAIVVGLFDYVEDHTPDGVKVRVYCQVGKANQGKFALHVAVKTLDLYKRYFAVPYSLPKLDMIAIPDFAAGAMENYGLVTYRETALLYDDQHSAAANKQRVATVVAHELAHQWFGNLVTMEWWTHLWLNEGFATWVSYLATDSLFPEWNIWNQFLEESNHGLTLDALAESHPIEVEINHASEVDEIFDAISYRKGASIIRMLQSYLGPENFQKSLASYIKKHSCSNTKTEDLWAALEEGSGEPVNNLMSSWTKQQGYPVVTVKVKDEKLVFDQSRFLSSGSSGEGQWIVPITLCCGSYDLRKSFLLETNTKSVDIKETFGCSISKCCGGNDKYCDWIKLNVDQTGFYRVKYDEDLAAKLRNAIEKKNLTPTDRFGILDDAFALSMACQQSVTSLLTLMGAYREELDYTVLSNLISICYKLERIAADAVPESLDNLRQFFTNIFQFAAEKLGWDPKPGESHLDAMLRGELLTALALFGHEQTIEEANRRFLAFFDDRSTPLLPPDIRKAAYVAVMQTVNASNRSGFESLLRIYRESDLSQEKTRILSSLASCPDPNIILEVLNFLLSSEVRSQDAIFGLGVNWKARETAWTWLKDKWEEISKIFDSGFLIARFVSATVSPFASYEKAKEVEEFFANRVKPSINRTLRQSIERVHINSRWVQSVQKERDLPEAITELSCRRY; this comes from the exons GTTATCCAGCCTTCAAGCATTCAAGCGTGTGAAGTGAGCCAGATTTTAGTTTTGGAGTTTGCAGAGACGCTACCATTTGGATTCGGAATATTGCGGATGGACTTCGAAGGAATCTTGAATGATAGTATGAAAGGATTCTATAGAAG CACTTATGAGCACAACGGTGAGAAGAAAAACATGGCTGTTACACAATTTGAACCAGTTGATGCTAGGCGTTGCTTCCCTTGCTGGGATGAACCTGCTTTTAAG GCTACATTCAAGATCACGTTAGATGTACCATCTGAACTAATAGCACTTTCCAACATGCCAATTCTTGAAGAAAAAGTGAACGGCGATTTGAAGACGGTTTCATATGAAGAATCACCAATTATGTCCACATATTTGGTGGCCATTGTTGTTGGTTTATTTGATTATGTGGAAGATCATACACCTGATg GGGTCAAAGTTCGTGTATACTGTCAAGTTGGAAAGGCAAATCAAGGAAAATTTGCATTACATGTTGCTGTTAAAACTCTTGACCTATACAAGAG ATATTTTGCTGTGCCATACTCTCTGCCAAAACTCGACATGATTGCAATTCCTGACTTTGCTGCTGGGGCCATGGAAAACTATGGTTTAGTTACTTATCGTGAGACTGCTTTACTTTATGATGATCAGCACTCAGCAGCTGCTAACAAACAGAGG GTGGCAACTGTCGTGGCTCATGAACTTGCACACCAATGGTTTGGCAACCTTGTAACTATGGAGTGGTGGACACATTTGTGGCTGAATGAGGGATTTGCAACATGG GTGAGTTATTTAGCAACTGATAGCTTGTTTCCAGAGTGGAATATATGGAATCAATTTCTGGAAGAATCAAACCATGGTCTTACTTTGGATGCTCTGGCTGAATCACATCCAATTGAG gTTGAGATAAATCATGCCAGTGAGGttgatgaaatatttgatGCAATTAGCTACAGGAAAGGTGCATCTATTATTCGAATGCTACAGAGCTATCTCGGTCCGGAGAATTTTCAG AAATCACTGGCTTCGTACATAAAAAAGCACAGTTGCTCAAATACAAAGACTGAAGACTTATGGGCTGCTCTAGAGGAGGGATCTGGTGAACCCGTGAACAACTTAATGAGTTCCTGGACCAAGCAACAAGGATATCCAGTTGTCACGGTCAAAGTGAAAGATGAGAAATTGGTGTTTGACCAG TCAAGATTTTTGTCGAGTGGCTCCTCTGGAGAGGGGCAATGGATTGTTCCTATAACATTGTGCTGTGGCTCCTATGATTTGCGCAAAAGTTTTCTGCTggaaacaaatacaaaatctGTAGACATCAAGGAGACCTTCGGTTGTTCCATCAGTAAATGCTGTGGTGGGAATGATAAATATTGTGATTGGATAAAGCTTAATGTAGATCAGACTGGTTTTTACCGGGTGAAATATGATGAAGATCTTGCAGCTAAGCTTAGAAATgcaatagagaaaaagaatttgacTCCAACGGACAGATTTG GTATTTTGGATGATGCATTTGCCCTTTCTATGGCTTGCCAGCAATCAGTTACCTCTTTGCTTACCTTGATGGGTGCTTATAGAGAAGAACTTGACTATACTGTGTTATCGAATTTGATCAGT ATATGCTACAAACTTGAAAGAATTGCAGCTGATGCAGTTCCTGAGTCGCTGGACAACCTAAGACAATTTTTCACCAACATTTTCCAATTTGCAGCAGA GAAACTTGGTTGGGACCCCAAACCAGGTGAAAGCCATCTTGATGCAATGTTGAGAGGAGAACTTTTGACTGCTCTTGCTCTGTTTGGTCATGAACAAACAATCGAAGAAGCGAATAGGCGATTCCTTGCATTCTTTGATGACAGAAGTACGCCACTACTCCCGCCTGATATTAGAAAG GCGGCGTATGTGGCTGTAATGCAGACAGTCAACGCTTCAAACAGATCTGGTTTCGAATCacttttaagaatttataGAGAGTCTGATCTTAGCCAGGAGAAAACACGCATTCTGA GTTCCTTGGCATCTTGTCCAGATCCTAACATCATTCTTGAAGTTCTCAACTTTTTGTTATCGTCTGAG GTTCGTAGTCAAGATGCTATTTTTGGACTCGGTGTTAATTGGAAGGCACGTGAAACAGCTTGGACTTGGCTGAAG GATAAGTGGGAAGAAATCTCGAAAATCTTCGACTCTGGGTTTCTTATTGCACGCTTTGTCAGTGCCACTGTCTCCCCG TTTGCCTCATATGAAAAAGCTAAGGAAGTTGAGGAGTTCTTTGCAAACCGTGTTAAGCCATCGATTAACCGAACATTGAGGCAGAGCATCGAGCGTGTTCACATCAATTCGAGATGGGTTCAGAGCGTCCAGAAAGAGCGCGATCTTCCCGAAGCTATAACAGAACTATCGTGTAGGCGATATTAG
- the LOC101212228 gene encoding serine/threonine-protein kinase tricorner isoform X2, with protein sequence MEDREGEEKAEEEVQGSSLTMEKVAAAKKFIENHYRAQMKNIQERKERRWMLERKLASSDVPKEEQINLIKDLERKETEFMRLKRHKICVDDFELLTIIGRGAFGEVRLCREKKSGDIYAMKKLKKSEMLMRGQVEHVRAERNLLAEVASHCIVKLYYSFQDAEYLYLIMEYLPGGDMMTLLMREDTLTENVAKFYIAQSVLAIESIHRHNYIHRDIKPDNLLLDKNGHMKLSDFGLCKPLDSLTLSALHENKAMDDENLAEPMDIDDNRSSWKSPSEQLHHWQMNRRKLAFSTVGTPDYIAPEVLLKKGYGMECDWWSLGAIMYEMLVGYPPFYSDDPITTCRKIVHWKNHLKFPEDAKLTIEAKDLICRLLCDVEHRLGTGGAYQIKAHPWFKDVVWDRLYEMEAAFKPELDPPIPGKRGSGPSRKMLLTPKDLSFVGYTYKNFDAVKGGLHDAQRLSMKQPPIDVLNGTGGDYTTELIGNDAEMQMVAVSGDPMLP encoded by the exons ATGGAGGATCGGGAGGGGGAAGAGAAGGCAGAGGAAGAGGTGCAAGGTTCCAGCCTGACGATGGAGAAAGTGGCGGCGGCTAAGAAGTTTATAGAGAATCATTATAGAGCTCAGATGAAGAACATTCAAGAGCGGAAGGAGAG GCGATGGATGTTGGAAAGAAAGTTAGCCTCATCGGATGTGCCCAAGGAAGAACAAATCAATCTTATCAAAGATTTAGAACGGAAAGAAACTGAGTTTATGCGACTCAAAAGGCACAAGATTTGTGTTGATGATTTTGAGCTTTTAACCATCATTGGCAGGGGCGCTTTTGGTGAG GTTCGATTATGTCGTGAGAAGAAATCTGGTGATATATATGCaatgaagaagttgaaaaaatcTGAAATGCTGATGAGGGGACAG GTGGAACATGTTAGAGCAGAAAGGAATTTGTTAGCTGAAGTTGCCAGCCACTGCATAGTGAAGCTTTATTACTCATTTCAGGATGCTGAATACTTGTATTTGATCATGGAATATCTTCCAGGTGGAGATATGATGACTCTTCTTATGAGAGAAGACACATTGACCGAAAATGTAGCTAAATTTTACATTGCACAAAGTGTTCTAGCAATAGAATCCATCCATAGGCACAACTATATTCACAG GGATATAAAACCTGACAATCTTCTTCTGGACAAAAATGGTCACATGAAACTTTCTGATTTTGGTCTCTGTAAGCCACTGGATTCTTTAACCCTATCAGCACTACACGAAAATAAAGCCATGGATGATGAAAATTTGGCAGAACCCATGGATATTGATGATAATAGGAGCAGTTGGAAGAGTCCCAGCGAACAGTTACACCATTGGCAAATGAACCGAAGGAAATTG GCATTTTCAACAGTGGGAACACCAGATTATATTGCTCCAGAAGTATTGCTTAAAAAAGGATATGGGATGGAGTGTGACTG GTGGTCCCTTGGTGCAATTATGTATGAAATGCTCGTAGGTTACCCTCCATTTTACTCCGATGATCCAATCACCACCTGCAGAAAG ATTGTTCATTGGAAAAATCACTTGAAGTTTCCAGAAGATGCTAAGTTGACAATTGAAGCAAAGGATCTCATTTGTAGGTTGCTGTGCGATGTTGAGCATAGACTTGGTACTGGAGGAGCATACCAAATCAAA GCCCATCCATGGTTCAAAGATGTTGTCTGGGATAGGCTTTATGAAATGGAGGCAGCATTTAAGCCTGAG TTGGATCCACCCATACCAGGAAAACGTGGCTCAGGACCGTCAAGGAAG ATGCTATTGACTCCCAAAGATCTCAGCTTTGTTGGATATACATACAAGAACTTCGATGCTGTCAAAGGAGGGCTTCATG ATGCTCAGAGATTATCAATGAAACAGCCTCCAATAGACGTATTAA ATGGCACCGGGGGAGACTACACAACCGAACTAATAGGAAACGATGCCGAAATGCAAATGGTAGCAGTATCAGGAGACCCCATGTTGCCATAA